One genomic window of Undibacterium cyanobacteriorum includes the following:
- a CDS encoding O-linked N-acetylglucosamine transferase, SPINDLY family protein: MLNWLKSAFSKKPEQAHSATSTESPFDSKVNDLKSQANRFLDEQNYTEAARCYQTLLEKSPNEVAYLINLGFVLIQANRLEEAHAYLKQAKQLDAKNIDVHFNLGQLEEKRSRNEAAISHYQAALNLAPDFDFCRQCLCALLINIGDFHQALKRFEQRPFLATNSLPFHLFKAQCYSSLQQHELAIEHYEQALIQSPDNQSLQLHLACAFMRVRQLDRAEQLFNAILQVSPSHGEARGFLASCLQLRGDVELACEQYKQVITQDPQQLTAHQNYLYALSYNASISADFYLQEARDYAGKLRQRVEKLPPRQVSPNTDSPLRIGFVSGDLRGHPVGLFLRNVLKHLHSERFHCIAYANQLIEDSISQELKSYFLEWHGVAQLSDQALAQKIADDKIDILIDLAGHTEHNRLAVFCAKPAPIQIAWLGYWASTGVDEIDYILVDKVSVPEADTKQFCEKPLYFSATRLCMSEPKTAIELKLSTTPALLGKPICYGTFQTPNKLTDASIALWSRVLLAQENSVLRLQNSAFDHESSKQALIAKFARHGIPSSRLRFVGGMSYSDYLAAHAEVDFILDTHPFPGGTTTTEAIWMGVPTLTLQGHNLLSRQGESMLTCVGLKDWIASDENDFVRIACEKSSQLVLLNQCRQTLRQRAKESPLFNAQIFAKELESLLEQAVRDSKSISE, encoded by the coding sequence ATGCTCAATTGGCTCAAAAGTGCATTCTCAAAGAAACCCGAGCAAGCGCATTCAGCGACATCGACTGAATCTCCATTCGACTCCAAGGTCAACGATCTAAAAAGTCAGGCAAATCGTTTTCTTGACGAACAAAACTACACCGAAGCTGCGCGCTGTTATCAGACCTTGTTGGAGAAGTCACCAAATGAGGTCGCTTATTTGATCAACCTTGGTTTCGTTCTCATTCAAGCAAACCGACTTGAAGAAGCGCATGCTTATCTTAAGCAAGCGAAGCAACTTGATGCTAAGAATATCGATGTGCATTTCAATCTTGGTCAGCTCGAAGAAAAGCGATCACGCAATGAAGCGGCGATTTCGCATTACCAAGCCGCCTTGAATTTGGCACCAGATTTCGATTTCTGTCGTCAATGCCTGTGCGCTTTGTTGATCAATATTGGTGACTTTCACCAAGCGCTCAAGCGATTTGAGCAGCGTCCTTTTCTGGCGACAAACAGCCTCCCTTTTCATCTTTTCAAAGCACAATGCTACTCAAGTTTGCAGCAGCATGAACTGGCAATTGAACATTATGAGCAGGCTCTGATCCAATCACCGGACAACCAAAGTTTGCAATTACATCTTGCTTGCGCCTTTATGCGAGTGCGTCAGCTTGATCGTGCTGAACAACTCTTCAACGCAATTCTGCAAGTCTCACCATCGCACGGCGAAGCTCGCGGTTTTCTCGCCTCCTGCTTGCAGCTACGCGGTGATGTCGAGCTCGCTTGTGAACAGTACAAACAAGTCATTACTCAAGACCCGCAGCAACTGACGGCTCACCAAAATTACTTATACGCGCTAAGCTATAACGCTAGCATCAGCGCCGATTTCTATCTACAAGAAGCGCGAGACTACGCAGGGAAGCTACGGCAGAGAGTCGAAAAACTTCCTCCTCGCCAAGTGAGTCCGAACACAGATTCGCCACTACGCATCGGTTTTGTCAGTGGCGATTTACGTGGTCATCCAGTCGGACTATTCTTGCGCAATGTACTAAAACATCTGCATAGTGAGCGCTTTCACTGCATCGCCTATGCCAACCAACTGATCGAAGATAGCATCAGCCAAGAATTAAAATCATATTTCCTTGAGTGGCATGGCGTAGCACAACTGTCCGATCAAGCTTTGGCTCAAAAAATCGCCGATGACAAGATCGATATCTTGATTGATCTCGCGGGTCACACCGAACACAATCGACTCGCCGTCTTTTGCGCGAAACCAGCACCGATCCAAATTGCATGGCTTGGTTATTGGGCTAGCACAGGCGTTGACGAAATCGACTATATTTTGGTTGATAAAGTTTCTGTTCCAGAAGCCGACACCAAGCAATTCTGCGAAAAGCCCTTGTATTTCAGTGCCACTCGTCTTTGCATGAGCGAACCAAAAACAGCAATCGAACTGAAGCTCAGCACCACACCAGCATTGCTTGGCAAACCGATCTGTTATGGCACTTTCCAAACACCGAATAAATTGACCGACGCGAGTATCGCTTTGTGGTCACGCGTCTTATTGGCACAAGAAAACAGCGTACTTCGCTTACAAAACAGTGCTTTTGATCATGAGTCATCAAAACAAGCTTTGATCGCCAAATTTGCGCGTCACGGCATACCATCGTCACGCTTGAGATTTGTGGGCGGCATGAGTTACAGCGACTATTTGGCAGCGCATGCAGAAGTCGATTTTATTCTCGACACCCATCCTTTCCCCGGTGGCACGACGACTACTGAAGCGATTTGGATGGGTGTACCGACCTTGACTTTGCAAGGTCACAATTTACTCAGTCGCCAAGGGGAAAGTATGCTGACTTGTGTGGGACTGAAAGATTGGATCGCTAGCGATGAAAACGATTTTGTCCGCATCGCCTGCGAGAAATCAAGCCAGCTCGTGCTGTTGAATCAGTGTAGACAAACTCTGCGCCAACGGGCAAAAGAGTCGCCTCTCTTCAATGCACAAATCTTTGCTAAGGAACTTGAATCTTTGCTTGAACAAGCAGTTCGCGATTCAAAAAGTATCAGCGAATGA
- the murI gene encoding glutamate racemase gives MHKLDSHSQGVNHVANFSVPLSAHAPVGVFDSGIGGLSVVHHLREQLPHEDFIYFADSAYAPYGERSNEELIARSIKITEFLLAKGIKALIIACNTATAAAVAELRQRFPHFIIIGMEPGIKPAAARSESKVVGVLATRSTLQSQKFQELSARLSLETQTQFIPQACVGLVNEIERGDLSSPAITGLLRQYVTPLLEQGVDTLVLGCTHYPFVEQQIRSIIAEYSAEQDGNQNNKEIFVVDTGAAIARRLQQLLAQHGLLKPAIDAESPSEDKKQAAALEVWTTGTENTLRIALGYIKEESVPVQVCHLPT, from the coding sequence TTGCATAAGCTTGATTCTCATTCCCAAGGTGTCAATCATGTCGCCAACTTCAGTGTGCCGCTCTCAGCGCACGCACCGGTTGGCGTCTTTGATTCTGGCATAGGCGGCCTGTCTGTTGTCCATCATCTGCGTGAGCAATTACCCCATGAGGACTTCATCTATTTTGCAGACTCCGCCTATGCGCCTTATGGTGAGCGTAGTAACGAAGAACTAATTGCACGCAGTATCAAGATCACTGAGTTCTTACTCGCCAAAGGCATCAAAGCACTCATTATCGCCTGCAATACCGCTACCGCCGCTGCCGTGGCGGAATTACGGCAACGTTTTCCACATTTCATTATCATCGGCATGGAGCCCGGCATTAAACCAGCTGCCGCTCGTAGTGAAAGCAAAGTGGTCGGCGTATTAGCGACGCGCAGCACTTTGCAAAGCCAAAAGTTCCAAGAGCTCAGTGCCCGCTTATCGTTAGAAACACAAACGCAATTTATTCCACAAGCTTGCGTTGGATTGGTCAATGAAATCGAACGCGGTGATCTTAGCTCACCTGCCATCACCGGCTTGCTACGACAGTATGTGACGCCACTGCTTGAGCAAGGTGTCGACACGCTTGTGCTCGGCTGCACACATTATCCATTCGTGGAACAACAGATTCGCAGCATCATCGCCGAATACAGTGCCGAACAAGACGGCAACCAGAACAATAAAGAAATTTTTGTCGTCGACACCGGTGCTGCAATCGCGCGACGCTTACAGCAACTTCTTGCACAACACGGCTTACTAAAGCCCGCCATCGATGCGGAGTCGCCAAGTGAGGACAAGAAGCAAGCGGCGGCGCTCGAAGTGTGGACGACTGGAACGGAAAACACTTTGCGAATTGCCCTCGGTTATATCAAGGAAGAATCCGTACCCGTGCAGGTTTGCCATCTTCCCACTTAG
- a CDS encoding fumarate hydratase produces MTVIKQDDLIESVAAALQYISYYHPADYIAHLARAYEIEQSPAAKDAIAQILTNSRMCAEGKRPICQDTGIVNVFLKIGMEVRFEGFSGSIIDAVNEGVRRGYGYSENVLRASIVADPQFDRKNTKDNTPAVVHMELVPGNTVDVQLAAKGGGSENKTKFVMLNPSDSLVDWVMKTVPTMGAGWCPPGMLGIGIGGTAEKAMLMAKESLMEDIDMHELKLRGPRNKTEELRIELCDKINALGIGAQGLGGLTTVLDVKINMYPTHAASKPVAMIPNCAATRHAHFVLDGSGPSYMEPPSLSNWPDVHWIADTEKSKRIDLNSLTKEEVASWKPGQTLLLNGKMLTGRDAAHKRIQDMLAKGEQLPVDFTNRVIYYVGPVDPVRDEAVGPAGPTTATRMDKFTDMMLEKTGLISMIGKAERGPVAIESIKKHKSAYLMAVGGAAYLVSKAIKSAKVVGFADLGMEAIYEFDVVDMPVTVAVDANGTSVHNTGPKEWQAKIGIIPVA; encoded by the coding sequence ATGACCGTCATTAAACAAGATGATTTAATTGAATCCGTTGCCGCTGCCCTGCAGTACATCAGCTACTACCATCCAGCTGATTACATCGCCCACTTAGCACGCGCCTATGAAATCGAACAAAGCCCTGCGGCGAAAGATGCCATCGCCCAAATTTTGACGAATAGCCGTATGTGTGCCGAAGGCAAACGTCCGATTTGCCAAGACACTGGTATCGTCAATGTTTTCTTGAAGATCGGTATGGAAGTACGTTTTGAAGGCTTTAGCGGCTCTATCATCGACGCAGTCAACGAAGGTGTGCGTCGCGGCTACGGCTACTCTGAAAACGTGTTGCGCGCATCGATCGTGGCCGATCCACAATTCGATCGTAAAAACACCAAGGACAATACCCCTGCGGTCGTGCATATGGAACTCGTACCAGGCAATACCGTTGATGTGCAATTGGCGGCCAAAGGCGGTGGTTCTGAAAACAAAACCAAGTTCGTGATGTTGAATCCATCCGACTCTTTGGTGGATTGGGTGATGAAGACCGTGCCGACAATGGGCGCAGGCTGGTGTCCACCTGGCATGCTTGGTATCGGTATCGGTGGCACAGCAGAAAAAGCGATGTTGATGGCAAAAGAATCGCTGATGGAAGACATCGACATGCACGAATTGAAATTGCGTGGTCCACGCAATAAGACCGAAGAACTGCGTATCGAGTTGTGCGACAAAATCAACGCACTCGGTATCGGCGCACAGGGCTTGGGCGGTTTGACGACAGTACTCGACGTCAAGATCAATATGTACCCAACCCATGCTGCATCGAAACCAGTAGCAATGATTCCAAACTGCGCGGCGACACGCCATGCACACTTTGTGCTCGACGGTTCAGGTCCATCGTATATGGAACCACCATCATTGTCGAACTGGCCAGACGTGCACTGGATCGCCGACACGGAAAAATCCAAACGCATCGATTTGAACAGCTTAACCAAAGAAGAAGTCGCGTCTTGGAAACCTGGCCAAACCTTGCTCTTGAACGGCAAAATGTTGACGGGTCGCGATGCAGCGCACAAACGCATTCAAGACATGCTAGCCAAAGGTGAGCAATTGCCAGTCGACTTCACCAACCGTGTGATCTACTACGTGGGTCCTGTTGATCCAGTACGTGACGAAGCCGTTGGTCCAGCAGGTCCAACCACGGCAACACGTATGGATAAGTTCACCGACATGATGTTGGAGAAAACCGGTCTAATTTCGATGATCGGTAAAGCTGAGCGTGGCCCAGTGGCGATCGAATCGATTAAAAAGCACAAGTCGGCCTACTTGATGGCCGTTGGTGGTGCAGCTTACCTTGTATCGAAAGCCATCAAGAGCGCGAAAGTGGTTGGCTTTGCTGACCTCGGCATGGAAGCGATTTACGAGTTTGACGTTGTCGATATGCCTGTCACAGTCGCGGTCGATGCGAACGGCACATCGGTGCACAATACCGGGCCGAAAGAGTGGCAAGCAAAAATTGGAATCATCCCCGTTGCATAA
- a CDS encoding TIGR00645 family protein — protein MSDNPKTSSLSPLSTIIFASRWIQLPLYLGLILAQCVYVYHFWVELVDLVAAAMGNQTALGHLLKAVAVTGAPVAEGVTKLNETTIMLVVLGLIDVVMISNLLVMVIVGGYETFVSRLRLENHPDQPEWLSHVNATVLKVKLAMAIIGISSIHLLKTFINAQAYQAKELIAQTVIHVVFLLSALAIAYCDTLMTKAQQQAHKH, from the coding sequence ATGTCAGACAATCCAAAAACATCCAGCCTTTCCCCACTTTCGACCATCATCTTCGCCAGCCGCTGGATCCAACTCCCGCTTTACCTTGGCCTGATTCTGGCGCAATGCGTCTATGTCTATCATTTTTGGGTAGAGCTGGTCGATTTGGTCGCTGCCGCAATGGGCAACCAAACCGCCCTGGGGCATCTCTTAAAAGCTGTCGCTGTAACTGGAGCGCCTGTTGCAGAAGGTGTGACTAAACTCAATGAAACCACAATTATGCTAGTGGTATTGGGTCTAATCGACGTAGTCATGATCTCCAATTTGCTGGTGATGGTCATTGTCGGTGGCTACGAAACTTTCGTTTCGCGTCTGCGTTTAGAAAACCACCCGGATCAACCAGAATGGTTATCGCATGTGAACGCCACAGTGCTGAAAGTGAAATTAGCGATGGCGATTATCGGCATCTCTTCAATTCACCTCTTAAAAACCTTCATCAATGCGCAAGCCTATCAAGCGAAAGAACTGATCGCGCAAACGGTGATTCACGTGGTCTTCTTGCTCTCCGCATTAGCGATCGCCTATTGCGACACCTTGATGACGAAAGCGCAGCAACAAGCCCACAAGCATTAA
- the acs gene encoding acetate--CoA ligase: MSDQEVKAESRVFPPPAAFAATAAISGMDAYNALCAEAAADYEGFWAKLARENLHWHKPFTTILDESNAPLYKWFDDGLLNVSYNCLDVNIQKGLGDKTAIIFEADGGDVTKVSYQDLHAKVCQFANGLRSLGVKKGDRVVIYMPMSVEGVVAMQACARIGATHSVVFGGFSAKSLQERIVDVGATLVITADEQVRGGKQLPLKAIVDEALGLGDCEKVSKVVVYKRTGGNVPFDAVRDLWMHELVADQATQCEPEWVNADHPLFILYTSGSTGKPKGVQHSSGGYLLWAMLTMKWTFDIKPNDVFWCTADIGWVTGHTYITYGPLAMGSTEIVFEGVPTYPNAGRFWDMIQKHKATIFYTAPTAIRSLIKAADGDPAIHPNKYDLSSLRLLGSVGEPINPEAWMWYYKNVGGERCPIADTFWQTETGGHMITPLPGATPLVPGSCTLPLPGIMAAIVDETGADLPNGQGGILVVKRPWPSMIRTIWGDADRFKKSYFPEELGGKTYLAGDGAIRNKDTGYFTITGRIDDVLNVSGHRMGTMEIESALVANPLVAEAAVVGKPDDTTGEAICAFVVLKRARPTGEEAKQIALELRNWVAKEIGPIAKPKEIRFGDNLPKTRSGKIMRRLLRVIAKGEEITQDVSTLENPAILDQLKQAQ; the protein is encoded by the coding sequence ATGTCGGATCAAGAAGTCAAAGCTGAATCTCGGGTATTTCCTCCACCAGCTGCATTCGCAGCGACTGCCGCCATCTCAGGGATGGATGCCTACAACGCCTTGTGTGCCGAAGCAGCGGCCGACTACGAAGGCTTTTGGGCAAAACTCGCACGCGAGAACCTGCACTGGCATAAACCCTTCACAACGATTCTTGATGAGTCCAATGCGCCACTTTATAAGTGGTTCGATGATGGATTGTTGAATGTGTCCTACAACTGCCTCGACGTTAATATTCAAAAAGGTTTGGGCGATAAGACGGCCATTATTTTTGAAGCCGATGGTGGCGATGTAACGAAAGTTAGCTATCAAGACCTGCACGCCAAAGTCTGTCAATTCGCCAATGGTTTGCGCTCCTTGGGAGTGAAGAAGGGCGACCGCGTCGTCATCTACATGCCGATGTCAGTCGAAGGTGTGGTGGCGATGCAAGCATGCGCTCGTATTGGTGCAACCCACTCAGTTGTGTTTGGTGGCTTTTCTGCAAAATCTCTGCAAGAACGTATTGTCGATGTGGGTGCGACTTTAGTGATTACTGCGGATGAACAAGTTCGTGGCGGTAAACAGTTGCCGTTGAAAGCGATTGTTGATGAGGCGCTGGGCCTTGGCGATTGCGAAAAAGTATCGAAGGTAGTGGTGTACAAACGCACTGGTGGCAACGTGCCTTTCGATGCTGTGCGCGATTTGTGGATGCATGAATTGGTTGCAGATCAAGCCACGCAGTGCGAGCCAGAATGGGTTAATGCAGATCATCCATTGTTCATTCTTTACACTTCAGGTTCCACTGGTAAACCGAAAGGCGTACAACATTCTTCTGGCGGCTATTTGTTGTGGGCGATGTTGACCATGAAGTGGACCTTCGACATCAAACCGAACGACGTATTTTGGTGTACTGCGGATATTGGTTGGGTCACAGGCCACACCTACATCACCTACGGTCCATTAGCGATGGGTTCCACCGAGATCGTTTTTGAGGGCGTGCCAACTTATCCCAATGCTGGCCGCTTCTGGGACATGATCCAAAAACACAAAGCGACGATTTTCTACACGGCACCGACAGCGATTCGTTCTTTGATCAAAGCGGCCGATGGTGATCCAGCGATCCACCCAAATAAATACGACTTGTCATCCTTACGCTTACTGGGTTCAGTGGGTGAACCAATCAATCCAGAAGCGTGGATGTGGTATTACAAAAATGTGGGTGGTGAGCGTTGCCCAATCGCTGATACATTCTGGCAAACAGAAACAGGTGGTCATATGATCACGCCACTGCCAGGTGCGACACCTTTGGTACCAGGCTCCTGTACCTTACCTTTGCCAGGCATTATGGCGGCTATCGTTGACGAAACCGGCGCTGATTTGCCTAATGGTCAAGGCGGTATTTTGGTCGTCAAACGTCCATGGCCTTCGATGATTCGCACAATTTGGGGCGATGCTGATCGCTTTAAGAAGAGCTACTTCCCAGAGGAACTCGGCGGTAAAACTTATCTTGCTGGTGATGGTGCGATTCGTAACAAAGACACGGGTTATTTTACGATTACCGGTCGTATCGATGACGTGCTGAACGTTTCCGGTCACCGTATGGGTACGATGGAAATCGAATCTGCCTTAGTGGCGAATCCCTTAGTGGCGGAAGCGGCGGTAGTTGGTAAGCCTGATGACACCACAGGTGAAGCAATTTGCGCTTTTGTGGTTTTGAAGCGTGCTCGCCCCACTGGCGAAGAAGCAAAACAGATCGCGCTCGAGTTGCGTAACTGGGTGGCGAAGGAAATTGGCCCAATCGCGAAACCGAAAGAGATCCGTTTTGGTGACAACTTACCGAAGACACGTTCCGGCAAAATC